In the Chaetodon trifascialis isolate fChaTrf1 chromosome 15, fChaTrf1.hap1, whole genome shotgun sequence genome, ATCAGTAAACGATATGTTAGAAGAGCTCTTAATTAAAACTACTACCAGCATGTTGCTCCATAAACAAAGCTTAAAAGCTGCTACTACTAGATCTGCAAATGGATTTATTTTCCACTGACTTGAAATCCAGAAAGTCACATTAAAACGAATCACTTGCTGGACATTCACGACTAAACTGTCATACCAACATCTCCTATGTGAAATGATGTGAATTCAACCATTGTtgtgtctgtttatttattatcatatcatattattgtcctgttttttattcatgaTATCTTGCTTGTTATTTTTACTGATGCTTCTTGCATTATCCCCTTGGGGGTTTTACACAGCAAGTTCCCCCTCTGTGGGATTAATTAAGGATTATTTTACCGTATCTTGATCTTCCTggatttaaatttaaaaataaacacagattattatccattatttttctctcttgtttgaCAGATGCCTCTGCTGGCTCCCAGCCTGCCAGTGACAACCCTGCTCAGGAGGgtaatttcatgtttttttaactgtatCACCAAGGTTATATTAATATGTAACGCGTTTGAGTCAGTTTGACTCAAGATGATGATTCCAACAGTTTGGATAGAAAACTTCTCAGAGTTCTCAGGTGCTGCTATCTGGTTTAATACTAGTCTGTTAAGTAAATTTAGAAAAACAATAGACtaataataaagataatgaAGGCTCATTGATCCATATTTTACTTCCAACATCTGGACTCAAAGAGTTCGGTCTTCCACGTGCATTCGATTGCTGTGGACTGATCAACACCTTATGTGTTTGTACAATGACTAACTTGTGTTCGCAGGTTTGTTTGTGGAGAGGGATCAGGCCTCCACAGTGGTGAGACAGAAGAGAGCTGCTGGAGAGTTATCCCTGACACAGCTGGAGAGGTATTTCACACTTCTTTTGCTTTCACATCATCTATAATGGTGAATGCACTCACATATCAAATGCAatagtacatacagtatgtgtttcaTGTCTAACATAGTCCCCTGATGTCCTAGTAGTGAACTAATGTATCATCAATAACATCTACTGTGtgtgctgcctctctgtgaTCATCGCTCTCTCCACTCAGCCTGAGAGAGGTGTGTGAGGCCAACCTGGGTTGTGAGGATATGATGGACACGCAAGGAATCATCGCCGCCTACACTGCCTACTACGGACCGATCCCCTACTAGAAGCCAAATCACTCCAACCGATCGCTCATCACAGCTGTCCTTTTTTTACTATTATAATTAGCACCTTTGAGCTCTActattttctttgcatttaaGCCAAAAAGCATGAGAACACATTTCTAAATGTGTGCCAGCATGAAACAGGTGTTACACAAATTAAAAAGTGAGAGACGTCGGGATGAAATTGGAAGCAGATGTGCGTCTGTAATAAACGCTATCATTTCTCTTAGCCTGTAGAGTAGTGTGATgaacttaaataaaaataaataaaactcttCTGTGTGTTCGTGCTCTTTTAAGGCCTCATCTGGGTTTCTGGTCAATTAATATTCACTCCGCTTTGACAAACTGCAGCCACTAGATGTCCCTGTTGTGATATCTAGTGATGTGAGGAGTCCCACGGGATTCTCAAAGAATGAGTTTTTATCATAATGTCATGCATACAACCATTAGTTTATCAGACACAACATTTCCTTGAATGCAGATCCAATCCACAGTGCTTCATATACATTTTTAAACTATAAATTTTGCTCCTCTGATCAATGTTTCAGGATAAAAATCAGAGGATCATGAGGGTAAGTTTGCTTCTCAATGGATGAATTGTCCTTGTGGCAAGATCCAGATGGGAGCCAGAAAACTTTTAATAAAGACTCAAACAGAAGTCAGAAATTATTTGAGCAGACACAAAAGTCAAAAATCTCAAAGACATCTTAGTCTCTTTAGATGTGAGAATGAAACCTGAAGTCTTCTTGCTATTCACGTTCTCAATGCAATAACACAGCCTACACTAAAGACTTCAGACATTCCCTTTGCTGTAAAGAGACGTATCATTTTACACGTAGAAATTAAACACGTTATGATCACATGACCGAAGAGCTACACTAAGCTTAAATTTGGTCAGTTTGATTTTTATGTTGCAAATTTTCCTGGATTTTCCTTTTATTGCAGTTATTTTagcctgtttgtctgtttttgttttcatttgatttaacCACAAGATGGCGCCACAGCGTTAAGGGAAAGAGCTAACAAATCGAGTCAGTCCAGGATTTGCTTGAGGGGGCTTTCCAATCTGTGCAGCAGACCACACAATGTGTACTTAGACCCTCAACTCACAGTTCAGGTGACATGGACGGTAACTTGATTACTAGTGATATGATTAAAGCACAGTGTGTCTTGTATGATGCTTGAAAATGTATGTACATGATTTTCAGCGCACTGCTCATGCATAAGCAGGTGGAAGCTGACATGTTGGGTTTTAATTCGGCACATTGCCGCTGAATAAAGAAGATGTCTATTAAAAGACAGAGACTGCGagcatcctcctccttcacacTGTCAAGAGATCAAGGCTACCAGCACACATTCGATCTGATTAATCTGTTTTCTTCCTGAAACTCTCAAACTTGAGGAAGAGGGAAGAACACCTGTTCTCACTTATGTAACTTACTGTAAGATCTTTGGAATCTAGATATCTAGATAACAGAGACGAAACACATGATTTACAGCCAAATCTTTGTTTATTAAATATACCGCTGACACAAAAGGGTCTCCTCTCACACTTCATGCAGCCCAACAGCAAACCTCTGCGCGACATTTTCAAACGAACTTGGGGTTCATTtttcctgcctgctgctgcttcttgaCAAGCATGTCTGTTTTGGCACATCAAGGCTCTGCACTGTCTTGGCCTTGATGTTTACACTGCTGAAAAATCTAGTCAGACAGGTCTATCATGGACTGTATCACAGACGAAACACCTCTGCTGTCCCATATTCCAGTTTCCTTCTCTTTATGTCTCTCTAGTTGGGCAAAAAGGACAATAAGTAACATGGTGATTTAACAGAGataacagagaaagaaagagagataagACTCACAGAACAAGACAAATATCAAAAGAACATaaactaagtgtgtgtgtagtatgtACGTATACATGAATTTAtgacagaataaaaagaaagaaaaggatgatGTGGGTAGCTGTGTGAGATTTAGCTAAATCAACATTCTAAGCATCTCTTTTCATGCTCTTAATTTGCATGAAATTACAGCACAAGACTAAACTATATGGACACAACAAAAGACtacacacagagggaaacacAGAGCATGGCTTTGTCCGAAGGTAGTAAAGTCACAAAGTCTAAATCTCATGAATTAACAAGTTCCGTGTCGTTTGTTTCATCTGCACAAAGAATCTGGTcaaagagcaaacagcagttCGTGCCTGATGAATTCATGGACGGGAACAGTAACATCCTGGAGCCACACAGCTACCACATGTTAATGAATGAGCTTTCAAGGGCCTGGTAGGTGAATTTTGTTCCGTGAACAGAACCGGTGTTTCCACTCTTTAAAGCCAAAGAAAATATACTTTACCATAACTCACACCAAATCAAAATACTCTGAACGCTGAATACTCTGCGCTGCCAGCCCCCTTGGTTTTCCCTTGGAGTTTCCCTCACTTTGTGCCATGCACAACAGCATCACTGCTGACAAGAAGCCAGTCTGACAGGAGGCCTGTTGTTGTATCTGGCTGGTTTACATAGTTAGTGGCTTTTTGCTGAGGGAGCGTATTATGCACGCTGAGTTGCTTAACCAGTGTCACGACACTGCCATGTTTCAGCTTGGATTTGTTGAGAGGTTAACAGTGTTTACTTTGATTTTCAGACTCAGTTAAAAGGTATAATCATAGTTAATGGATACTTTTAACTTTTGGCTTTGAAATTAATTTATGACAACAAAAAGATGTAAGAAAACAAATCAGTCTTAGGCTGACATTTTCAgcctcaacaactattggatggattgctgtgaacTTCAGAACAGACATgcatgttcccctcaggatgaattatcGTGGCTTTGGCAATCCTCACTGTTCATACATCGCCATCTTCAGCCCAAATTGTCAGTTTGTCTTATTCTTTGGTTTTATGACCAATACCTGATGGCATTACcatcagctgtactttatgttgtgtgcacatgatgtttttaaaaagaggctcaagacccacctatttaatcaggcttttacttgatttgtttgatttatctcattcctttaatcaggcttcttatcatatcatatttaatctttatttgtatcttattttagttgcatgttttaacgacatttatttactatttatttcatttactcattttatttcattcaatgtttatgtcttagtcccttggtttttagctccagtgtttcctcatgagGGCCCCTGGTTTTCAGCTGCGgcgtttcctcatgggggccccccacactgggagctgctctTGAtctactgatgggggcgctgcCGAGGGCTcggctctggcctggatggctggaggCTTCTGTACCTCGGTGTGGGGCCCCCTGTCTGCCGGTGTCGGGGTGGTCTCGGGTGGCGCTCCCTAGTCATGGGCCGGGGGCCCTCgcagtgtggatggccccctaAGGTGGTTTATTCCCTGCCTTGTCCATATGGGTgtacgggtgtgtgtgtgcgtacgtcCGTGTCTGTGACTCtctatatgtctatatatgtctctatgtatttatttatgtattttcttttttactgtttttagcctctctgaggcactttgtgttgcttttaagtatgaaaagtgccatataaataaagtttgatttgatttgtttatcAAATGTGGCCACGCATCTATGTTAAACTAGAACAGTGAAGATTACCTGTTTAATATGAGCATGTTAGGACTGTCATTGAGAGCATGTTAGTGTGACCTATAGCTCAATGCACTGCTGTGGTTACAAAGTAAATGTCTCTCAGAGCTGAGAGtatggctgcagactctcagcCTAGTCTCAGTAATAATTAcatatttgatgtttgattGTATGTAAATTCCTTTTCTGATTATTAAACTAGCAATTGCATCTGCTAACCAAAAGtacagatgggaaaaaaaattgcagtaatttcctctgaaatgtagttgGTGAAACATAAAGttgtataaaaataaagtacTTCAGTACTCAGTAGTGCTCAGAATTAGCAGAGCAATctttcagctttaaaatgtcTGGATAAATCAAATTCAGTAAGTGCTCTGGCAGGCTGCCACTCCCTCTCAGCACCTGTAAATTCCCTGTGTAACGTGTTTGTCATCATCAAAACTCCGGAAAGTCCCGCACGTCACCAGGAGAGGAGGCCTCTTAAAggctcagcctcagctgcagcaggcaccTTTGTTCATTTGTGATCCAGCACTACGACAGACATCAGCTCATCATGACGAACAAGGTGACTTTTGAGAAGCAGAACCTCGAGCGTATTCAGGCAGTGGAGAGTTCGTTTGGCGCAGCAGGAAGGCCGCTATGCAAACCAGGTCGGGTCCTGATGGGACAGGGCCGTCTGATGAAGCAGGGCCGGCGGAAGCCCCAGCCGAAAGCATTCTTCCTCTTTAACGACGTGCTGGTGTACGGCAGCATCATTCTGAACGGCCGCTGGCACAAAAACCAGAAGATCATCCCTCTAGGTGAGcagctcatctgcttctctTGGGGCTGACCATTTCACttgatgcagacagacagaaaatgtccaTTGAAGAGAAAGATAACGATCTATCCTTTCAAACTCTATGACTGtatgacaaatgcatgtatttgtcATTGCTTTCACAACTTTGCACTCTTTAGATGGTTTAATTCTAATTGCTTGTTGCGACTAATCCAATATTAACAATAAGAAAATTGGACAGAGGACTG is a window encoding:
- the bglap gene encoding osteocalcin yields the protein MKTLAILVLCSLAAICLTSDASAGSQPASDNPAQEGLFVERDQASTVVRQKRAAGELSLTQLESLREVCEANLGCEDMMDTQGIIAAYTAYYGPIPY